From Brienomyrus brachyistius isolate T26 chromosome 18, BBRACH_0.4, whole genome shotgun sequence, one genomic window encodes:
- the dtx3 gene encoding probable E3 ubiquitin-protein ligase DTX3 isoform X1, with product MGSRVSSAAMSVLAGQDNDVVLVSQVVWDYLDNARQSWLLDFQNRHGLYVEVVRHGESGDCCAVRLRPVENSAAGADIHPAARRAFIDLCRCARKEMSRQNGAAKKRCSLLPCVRSSEADGEGSLLAPPPPQLRHIQKQHLKDKKPIDLDTTISVPMYHNTSAGREAEFGTSLGGDSGTTCTICMGEIVERTTLDKCGHSFCRTCLDQAFQVKRACPVCRMVYGQLIGNQPANGSMMVERDPDLELPGHEGYGCVCIIYSFPPGLQAQEHPNPGVRYPGTDRVAYLPDSPEGNRVLGLLRRAFEQRLIFTIGTSMTTGMQNVITWNDIHHKTSIWGGPRCFGYPDPTYLVRVTEELREKGFAPSQSCWSVKTCKDVFLTSPLFSTEIYRKR from the exons ATGGGATCAAGag TTTCATCAGCTGCAATGAGTGTGCTTGCGGGACAGGACAACGATGTGGTACTGGTGTCACAGGTGGTGTGGGACTATTTGGACAATGCTAGACAGTCCTGGCTGCTGGATTTTCAGAACAGGCACGGGCTGTACGTGGAGGTAGTGCGGCACGGAGAATCCGGCGACTGCTGCGCAGTCAGGCTTCGACCGGTGGAGAACAGTGCTGCCGGGGCAGACATCCATCCCGCCGCTCGCAGAGCTTTCATAGATCTGTGCCGCTGTGCTCGCAAGGAGATGAGCAGACAGAATGGAGCAGCCAAGAAGAGGTGCTCTCTGCTTCCCTGTGTCAGATCCTCGGAGGCCGACGGTGAGGGAAGCCTGTTGGCCCCACCGCCTCCTCAACTTCGCCACATCCAGAAGCAGCATCTTAAAGATAAGAAACCCATCGATCTGGATACCACCATTTCGGTGCCCATGTACCACAATACGTCAGCTGGCAGGGAGGCCGAATTTGGTACCTCTCTGGGTGGAGACAGTGGGACTACCTGTACCATATGCATGGGTGAGATTGTGGAAAGAACAACACTGGACAAGTGTGGACACTCCTTCTGTCGGACCTGCCTGGATCAGGCATTCCAGGTGAAGCGAGCGTGTCCCGTGTGCCGCATGGTGTACGGCCAGTTAATCGGGAACCAGCCTGCCAATGGCAGCATGATGGTGGAGAGGGACCCAGACCTCGAGCTGCCGGGACATGAGGGCTACGGCTGTGTCTGTATAATCTACAGCTTCCCGCCTGGCTTGCAGGCT CAAGAGCACCCAAACCCTGGGGTGAGGTATCCAGGAACAGACCGTGTGGCCTACCTCCCGGACAGCCCAGAAGGAAACAGAGTTCTAGGTCTGCTGCGTCGGGCCTTCGAGCAGAGACTCATCTTTACCATTGGTACCTCCATGACCACAGGCATGCAGAATGTCATCACCTGGAACGACATCCACCACAAAACCTCCATTTGGGGAGGGCCACGATG TTTCGGCTATCCAGATCCAACATATCTAGTTCGGGTCACAGAGGAACTCCGAGAGAAAG GATTTGCTCCATCCCAGTCCTGCTGGTCAGTGAAGACATGCAAGGATGTCTTTCTTACCTCTCCACTTTTTAGCACCGAGATATATCGAAAAAGATAA
- the dtx3 gene encoding probable E3 ubiquitin-protein ligase DTX3 isoform X3: MGSRVSSAAMSVLAGQDNDVVLVSQVVWDYLDNARQSWLLDFQNRHGLYVEVVRHGESGDCCAVRLRPVENSAAGADIHPAARRAFIDLCRCARKEMSRQNGAAKKRCSLLPCVRSSEADGEGSLLAPPPPQLRHIQKQHLKDKKPIDLDTTISVPMYHNTSAGREAEFGTSLGGDSGTTCTICMGEIVERTTLDKCGHSFCRTCLDQAFQVKRACPVCRMVYGQLIGNQPANGSMMVERDPDLELPGHEGYGCVCIIYSFPPGLQAQEHPNPGVRYPGTDRVAYLPDSPEGNRVLGLLRRAFEQRLIFTIGTSMTTGMQNVITWNDIHHKTSIWGGPRWICSIPVLLVSEDMQGCLSYLSTF, encoded by the exons ATGGGATCAAGag TTTCATCAGCTGCAATGAGTGTGCTTGCGGGACAGGACAACGATGTGGTACTGGTGTCACAGGTGGTGTGGGACTATTTGGACAATGCTAGACAGTCCTGGCTGCTGGATTTTCAGAACAGGCACGGGCTGTACGTGGAGGTAGTGCGGCACGGAGAATCCGGCGACTGCTGCGCAGTCAGGCTTCGACCGGTGGAGAACAGTGCTGCCGGGGCAGACATCCATCCCGCCGCTCGCAGAGCTTTCATAGATCTGTGCCGCTGTGCTCGCAAGGAGATGAGCAGACAGAATGGAGCAGCCAAGAAGAGGTGCTCTCTGCTTCCCTGTGTCAGATCCTCGGAGGCCGACGGTGAGGGAAGCCTGTTGGCCCCACCGCCTCCTCAACTTCGCCACATCCAGAAGCAGCATCTTAAAGATAAGAAACCCATCGATCTGGATACCACCATTTCGGTGCCCATGTACCACAATACGTCAGCTGGCAGGGAGGCCGAATTTGGTACCTCTCTGGGTGGAGACAGTGGGACTACCTGTACCATATGCATGGGTGAGATTGTGGAAAGAACAACACTGGACAAGTGTGGACACTCCTTCTGTCGGACCTGCCTGGATCAGGCATTCCAGGTGAAGCGAGCGTGTCCCGTGTGCCGCATGGTGTACGGCCAGTTAATCGGGAACCAGCCTGCCAATGGCAGCATGATGGTGGAGAGGGACCCAGACCTCGAGCTGCCGGGACATGAGGGCTACGGCTGTGTCTGTATAATCTACAGCTTCCCGCCTGGCTTGCAGGCT CAAGAGCACCCAAACCCTGGGGTGAGGTATCCAGGAACAGACCGTGTGGCCTACCTCCCGGACAGCCCAGAAGGAAACAGAGTTCTAGGTCTGCTGCGTCGGGCCTTCGAGCAGAGACTCATCTTTACCATTGGTACCTCCATGACCACAGGCATGCAGAATGTCATCACCTGGAACGACATCCACCACAAAACCTCCATTTGGGGAGGGCCACGATG GATTTGCTCCATCCCAGTCCTGCTGGTCAGTGAAGACATGCAAGGATGTCTTTCTTACCTCTCCACTTTTTAG
- the dtx3 gene encoding probable E3 ubiquitin-protein ligase DTX3 isoform X2 — protein sequence MGSRVSSAAMSVLAGQDNDVVLVSQVVWDYLDNARQSWLLDFQNRHGLYVEVVRHGESGDCCAVRLRPVENSAAGADIHPAARRAFIDLCRCARKEMSRQNGAAKKRCSLLPCVRSSEADGEGSLLAPPPPQLRHIQKQHLKDKKPIDLDTTISVPMYHNTSAGREAEFGTSLGGDSGTTCTICMGEIVERTTLDKCGHSFCRTCLDQAFQVKRACPVCRMVYGQLIGNQPANGSMMVERDPDLELPGHEGYGCVCIIYSFPPGLQAQEHPNPGVRYPGTDRVAYLPDSPEGNRVLGLLRRAFEQRLIFTIGTSMTTGMQNVITWNDIHHKTSIWGGPRCFGYPDPTYLVRVTEELREKGITAD from the exons ATGGGATCAAGag TTTCATCAGCTGCAATGAGTGTGCTTGCGGGACAGGACAACGATGTGGTACTGGTGTCACAGGTGGTGTGGGACTATTTGGACAATGCTAGACAGTCCTGGCTGCTGGATTTTCAGAACAGGCACGGGCTGTACGTGGAGGTAGTGCGGCACGGAGAATCCGGCGACTGCTGCGCAGTCAGGCTTCGACCGGTGGAGAACAGTGCTGCCGGGGCAGACATCCATCCCGCCGCTCGCAGAGCTTTCATAGATCTGTGCCGCTGTGCTCGCAAGGAGATGAGCAGACAGAATGGAGCAGCCAAGAAGAGGTGCTCTCTGCTTCCCTGTGTCAGATCCTCGGAGGCCGACGGTGAGGGAAGCCTGTTGGCCCCACCGCCTCCTCAACTTCGCCACATCCAGAAGCAGCATCTTAAAGATAAGAAACCCATCGATCTGGATACCACCATTTCGGTGCCCATGTACCACAATACGTCAGCTGGCAGGGAGGCCGAATTTGGTACCTCTCTGGGTGGAGACAGTGGGACTACCTGTACCATATGCATGGGTGAGATTGTGGAAAGAACAACACTGGACAAGTGTGGACACTCCTTCTGTCGGACCTGCCTGGATCAGGCATTCCAGGTGAAGCGAGCGTGTCCCGTGTGCCGCATGGTGTACGGCCAGTTAATCGGGAACCAGCCTGCCAATGGCAGCATGATGGTGGAGAGGGACCCAGACCTCGAGCTGCCGGGACATGAGGGCTACGGCTGTGTCTGTATAATCTACAGCTTCCCGCCTGGCTTGCAGGCT CAAGAGCACCCAAACCCTGGGGTGAGGTATCCAGGAACAGACCGTGTGGCCTACCTCCCGGACAGCCCAGAAGGAAACAGAGTTCTAGGTCTGCTGCGTCGGGCCTTCGAGCAGAGACTCATCTTTACCATTGGTACCTCCATGACCACAGGCATGCAGAATGTCATCACCTGGAACGACATCCACCACAAAACCTCCATTTGGGGAGGGCCACGATG TTTCGGCTATCCAGATCCAACATATCTAGTTCGGGTCACAGAGGAACTCCGAGAGAAAGGTATCACGGCTGACTGA
- the dtx3 gene encoding probable E3 ubiquitin-protein ligase DTX3 isoform X4: MSVLAGQDNDVVLVSQVVWDYLDNARQSWLLDFQNRHGLYVEVVRHGESGDCCAVRLRPVENSAAGADIHPAARRAFIDLCRCARKEMSRQNGAAKKRCSLLPCVRSSEADGEGSLLAPPPPQLRHIQKQHLKDKKPIDLDTTISVPMYHNTSAGREAEFGTSLGGDSGTTCTICMGEIVERTTLDKCGHSFCRTCLDQAFQVKRACPVCRMVYGQLIGNQPANGSMMVERDPDLELPGHEGYGCVCIIYSFPPGLQAQEHPNPGVRYPGTDRVAYLPDSPEGNRVLGLLRRAFEQRLIFTIGTSMTTGMQNVITWNDIHHKTSIWGGPRCFGYPDPTYLVRVTEELREKGITAD; the protein is encoded by the exons ATGAGTGTGCTTGCGGGACAGGACAACGATGTGGTACTGGTGTCACAGGTGGTGTGGGACTATTTGGACAATGCTAGACAGTCCTGGCTGCTGGATTTTCAGAACAGGCACGGGCTGTACGTGGAGGTAGTGCGGCACGGAGAATCCGGCGACTGCTGCGCAGTCAGGCTTCGACCGGTGGAGAACAGTGCTGCCGGGGCAGACATCCATCCCGCCGCTCGCAGAGCTTTCATAGATCTGTGCCGCTGTGCTCGCAAGGAGATGAGCAGACAGAATGGAGCAGCCAAGAAGAGGTGCTCTCTGCTTCCCTGTGTCAGATCCTCGGAGGCCGACGGTGAGGGAAGCCTGTTGGCCCCACCGCCTCCTCAACTTCGCCACATCCAGAAGCAGCATCTTAAAGATAAGAAACCCATCGATCTGGATACCACCATTTCGGTGCCCATGTACCACAATACGTCAGCTGGCAGGGAGGCCGAATTTGGTACCTCTCTGGGTGGAGACAGTGGGACTACCTGTACCATATGCATGGGTGAGATTGTGGAAAGAACAACACTGGACAAGTGTGGACACTCCTTCTGTCGGACCTGCCTGGATCAGGCATTCCAGGTGAAGCGAGCGTGTCCCGTGTGCCGCATGGTGTACGGCCAGTTAATCGGGAACCAGCCTGCCAATGGCAGCATGATGGTGGAGAGGGACCCAGACCTCGAGCTGCCGGGACATGAGGGCTACGGCTGTGTCTGTATAATCTACAGCTTCCCGCCTGGCTTGCAGGCT CAAGAGCACCCAAACCCTGGGGTGAGGTATCCAGGAACAGACCGTGTGGCCTACCTCCCGGACAGCCCAGAAGGAAACAGAGTTCTAGGTCTGCTGCGTCGGGCCTTCGAGCAGAGACTCATCTTTACCATTGGTACCTCCATGACCACAGGCATGCAGAATGTCATCACCTGGAACGACATCCACCACAAAACCTCCATTTGGGGAGGGCCACGATG TTTCGGCTATCCAGATCCAACATATCTAGTTCGGGTCACAGAGGAACTCCGAGAGAAAGGTATCACGGCTGACTGA